The Candidatus Leptovillus gracilis genome segment TCATAAACGTTTCATCGAGGGGTTTAGTTCCCAGGGGCAACAAAACAGGTTGGCTCACAAGCCAAATTCCAATCGTTTAATCAGGCGAGTGGGAATGCCATACTGGCGCATTTTGTCTTGGGTGACGGCAACGGGGTAACTGACCCGCTTGAACTGCCAGACCAGCTTGTCGGTATCTAAAAAGGCATAAGCCGCCCGCGGGTCAGAATCACGCGGCTGCCCCACACTGCCGGGGTTGATGATCAGACGATGCTTGTCTAAAAGCTGATCGGTGTCGTAATCCGGTCTGTGAAACGTGATGGTGTGGGCGTCGCTTTCTTCATAGATGACCGGGACGTGGGTATGGCCTACCAGACAATAAGGCGTTTCGAAATGTTCAAAATTGATGGCCGCCGTGTATGGATCAAGAATGTATTCCCACACCGGTTGGCGCGGGCTGGCATGGGCCAGGGTAAAGGGAGGCTCTACGCGCAAAGCCGGCAGCGCATCCAGGTAATCATGGGTATCGGTGCTGATGGCTGAGCGTGTCCATTGAATGGCGATCTGCGCTTCCCGGTTGAAGTTCTGAATGTCTAACTTGCCCAGCACCGCCCAATCGTGGTTGCCA includes the following:
- a CDS encoding metallophosphoesterase family protein yields the protein MRVLIISDIHANLAAFEAVLADANGQWDLIWCLGDLIGYGPDPNECVALLREHEHISLSGNHDWAVLGKLDIQNFNREAQIAIQWTRSAISTDTHDYLDALPALRVEPPFTLAHASPRQPVWEYILDPYTAAINFEHFETPYCLVGHTHVPVIYEESDAHTITFHRPDYDTDQLLDKHRLIINPGSVGQPRDSDPRAAYAFLDTDKLVWQFKRVSYPVAVTQDKMRQYGIPTRLIKRLEFGL